From the genome of Thermoanaerobaculales bacterium:
GCGCGATCTCGGACAGGGTGCCTGCCCCGCCCCCGATCGCGACGCACAGGGTGGCCGACAGCACGTTGAAGGCGTTGCGGGCGGCGCCGGCGCCGGTCAACACCGGGATCCGCACCCACCGGTTCGGGTAGCCGGCCTCCGGCCGGGCGCTCGGCAGGATCCCGACCGTCAGGCCACCGGCCGCAACCGCGCCGCGGCAGGCGGCTGCCATCACGCCGGGCCCGCCACCGGTCAGCACGACCCAGCCGCGGCGAGCAGCCACCGCGCCGACCTCCTCGGCCGTCCGCTCCTCGTCTGCGGTAGCGTCCGCAGCGCCCAGGACCGCCAGCACCGGAAGCCGAATCCCGTCGTCCATCGGCACCTCCGGGCACCATGCCCGGCGCCGGGCTTGCCACG
Proteins encoded in this window:
- a CDS encoding DNA-processing protein DprA, with product MDDGIRLPVLAVLGAADATADEERTAEEVGAVAARRGWVVLTGGGPGVMAAACRGAVAAGGLTVGILPSARPEAGYPNRWVRIPVLTGAGAARNAFNVLSATLCVAIGGGAGTLSEIALALKADVPVWCWRSWRLEPPEPHRRALPRAFEDRDALLEALDAELKRHPPADGA